The window TGTATAATTGAGTAAAACTAATGAAAGTAGTTGATAAAGATATGATCTTTTTTAGTCATACTTATAAAGACAAACAAATTATTGAACCAATAGCTCAAGTATTTGCTAATACATTTGGTACAGAAAATATATTTTATGATAGTTGGTCTATCCAACCGGGGGATGGAATTATTGATAAAATGTCAGAAGGACTTATTAAATGTAAGTTTTTCTTTTTCTTTGTTTCTAAGAATAGTTTAGAAAGTAAAATGGTACAATTAGAATGGCAAAATATGTTGATGAGAACTAGCAATAATGAAGAAATAAAGTTTATACCAATCAAATTAGATGATTGTGTTATGCCCGTAATACTTTTACAAAATTTATATATTGATGTTTATGGTAAAGGATTAGAGTTTGCTACTAGACAAATGATAGATGTGGTTTATGGTAGAAATACATATGTTCCTGGATTACAAAAATATGAAAATGTACGTGCCTATATTTCTAAATCAAATGAGACTGATATTACTGTAGAATTTAGAGCTGAATCTTATGCGGAGCCAATATCTAGATATTTAATACTTTTAGATAATAGTGAAGATGAAATAAATTTTACATGTCTTAATGAAAGTATGTTTAATAGTGGTTTTAATAATAATGTGACTATGGATAATGGTTTAGTTACTAATGCAATATTTGTAGGTGTTGCTAGAAGTACAACGCCTAGTTTTCCATTAAAAATAAATGTGAAAACAAGAAATGGATTACCAGTAAAGCTAAAAGGTGTAATGAGAGCAGCTAATGAAGAAATGTTTTCAAGTATACCAATGAATTTCT of the Bacillus sp. DX3.1 genome contains:
- a CDS encoding toll/interleukin-1 receptor domain-containing protein — its product is MKVVDKDMIFFSHTYKDKQIIEPIAQVFANTFGTENIFYDSWSIQPGDGIIDKMSEGLIKCKFFFFFVSKNSLESKMVQLEWQNMLMRTSNNEEIKFIPIKLDDCVMPVILLQNLYIDVYGKGLEFATRQMIDVVYGRNTYVPGLQKYENVRAYISKSNETDITVEFRAESYAEPISRYLILLDNSEDEINFTCLNESMFNSGFNNNVTMDNGLVTNAIFVGVARSTTPSFPLKINVKTRNGLPVKLKGVMRAANEEMFSSIPMNFS